The following coding sequences are from one uncultured Desulfobacter sp. window:
- a CDS encoding transposase: protein MARMARAVAPGFPHHITQRGNRRQQTFFSDQDFKAYLDLMAEWCENYRVEIWAYCLMPNHIHLIAVPDTKDGLNLAVGEAHRRYTRMINFREGWRGHLWQGRFASFIMEERYLLACTRYIEYNPVRAGLVECPEDWKWSSAVAHMDETDDVLVKTSPLLEIVNTPWEAFLSSDIKESEIELFRKHERTGRPLGKTTFVKQLETILDRRLRPKKPGRKKNT from the coding sequence ATGGCACGAATGGCGAGAGCAGTGGCGCCGGGTTTTCCCCATCATATTACACAAAGGGGAAATAGAAGGCAGCAGACATTTTTCAGCGATCAGGACTTTAAAGCCTATCTGGATTTAATGGCGGAATGGTGTGAAAACTATAGGGTTGAGATATGGGCCTATTGCCTGATGCCCAATCACATTCATCTTATCGCAGTTCCTGACACCAAAGATGGATTAAATTTGGCCGTCGGGGAGGCTCATCGACGATATACGAGAATGATCAATTTCAGGGAAGGCTGGCGAGGCCATTTATGGCAGGGTAGGTTTGCATCATTTATCATGGAAGAACGTTATTTGTTGGCATGCACTCGGTATATTGAGTATAACCCGGTTCGTGCAGGTCTTGTAGAATGTCCTGAGGATTGGAAATGGAGCAGCGCCGTGGCACATATGGATGAGACCGATGACGTTCTTGTCAAAACAAGCCCCTTGCTTGAGATTGTTAATACGCCTTGGGAGGCTTTTTTATCCTCAGACATTAAAGAATCTGAAATCGAATTGTTCAGAAAGCATGAACGAACCGGCCGACCATTAGGGAAAACGACTTTTGTAAAACAATTGGAAACTATTTTAGACAGACGACTCAGGCCAAAGAAACCAGGCCGAAAGAAGAATACGTAA